TCCGCCTCTATCCGAATGAGCCGGACGTCATGCCTGACTAGCCCAAGTGTATAGGTGAGCCAATTTGCCGCGGCGTAGGATGAACGAAGCCCCAAAATATAAACCGTTTCTGCTTTTGATAAATGTGTAATTGCTGTTTCGTAATCTGTCTCATTGATCTGCTTGATTGTTTCCGAAATGGTACGACAATCCTGTTCCATCACTTGTTCATAAAAATGGGGTGCTTGTTCCAGTTCAAGCTTGGATTGCTGATAAGTATGCAAACTGCTTTCTTGGAATAACAGTTGCTCTCGGATGGTCTTTTGCAATTCGGAATAACCGGAAAGTCCAAGACTATAACAAAAGCGGATGACCGTCGTTTCACTCACCCCGATCATCAAGCCGATTTCCTGTGCCGAAGACACAGCAACATTCCGGGGATGATCCAATACGTAGGCGGCGACTAGCTTTTGACTTTTCGACAGCTTATGGAAATGCGCTTGCACGAGCTCTTTTAATTTCATAATTAATCACCATTTGAAGTGTAGGAATTTTTATTTCAACAAATGAAGTTTGGACTTCATTATTGATTATAAACTAATTTAACACAAACCTTCCCAGAATACAATATACTTTCTGAATCTTTAGTGTGTAACTCAGGCCGTTGCCGAAACAACCCTTTTCATATTGCACATAAAAGCGCATACAAAAAAATCGCCCAATTTGTTGGACGATTTCATATGGTAATTCCGCTCTTACTCTGTATTTTCATCATTCTATAAGTCAAAGTTATCGAGGCCGCTTCCCTTTCCTCTAAGTAACATTCAATTAGTATATACTGTGATATTTACATTGAAAAAGTTCAAAGAAAATCGGATAGGATGTGGCGATATGAAGCACTTCGTGAGTTGAACAAGAAAAAACCCGGATTCCTATG
This genomic window from Sporosarcina sp. Marseille-Q4063 contains:
- a CDS encoding MurR/RpiR family transcriptional regulator; the protein is MKLKELVQAHFHKLSKSQKLVAAYVLDHPRNVAVSSAQEIGLMIGVSETTVIRFCYSLGLSGYSELQKTIREQLLFQESSLHTYQQSKLELEQAPHFYEQVMEQDCRTISETIKQINETDYETAITHLSKAETVYILGLRSSYAAANWLTYTLGLVRHDVRLIRIEAEDVIRTISTMNDQSVLVAISFHRYLKETIRIAELASDQQAYVIAITDSLLAPIQAHSDVLFPIHSPNKSTLDATTALFSFMNAMVAGVSVKEKDNFEKRQETYQSLKSDFLFVEGTEKQ